The Setaria viridis chromosome 6, Setaria_viridis_v4.0, whole genome shotgun sequence genome contains a region encoding:
- the LOC117859668 gene encoding mitotic spindle checkpoint protein BUBR1 isoform X2 yields MRDLARLLLSPRLRSYEYQGEDPLQPWLDCIKWVQESFSTDGECSELVVLYEQCVRTFWHDERYKDDLRFLEVWLEYAGNCTDAEVIYKFLEANQIGQGHAIYYVSYVSLLEAKNKLRKANEIFDLGIARERVIGNKHGDGDAGYI; encoded by the exons ATGCGAGATTTGGCGcggctcctcctctcccctcggCTGCGCTCCTACGAGTATCAGGGCGAGGATCCGCTCCAACCGTGGCTGGA CTGCATCAAGTGGGTTCAAGAGTCGTTCTCGACCGATGGCGAGTGCTCAGAGCTGGTGGTGTTGTACGAGCAGTGCGTGCGGACCTTCTGGCACGACGAGCGCTACAAGGATGACCTCCGCTTCCTCGAAGTGTGGCTGGAATAC GCTGGAAATTGCACTGATGCTGAGGTGATATACAAATTCCTGGAGGCAAACCAGATTGGGCAGGGCCATGCCATTTACTACGTGTCCTATGTGTCATTGTTGGAGGCAAAGAACAAGCTGAGGAAAGCTAATGAGATCTTTGACCTTGGTATAGCTAG GGAAAGAGTGATTGGCAATAAACATGGAGATGGCGATGCAG GATATATATGA
- the LOC117859668 gene encoding mitotic spindle checkpoint protein BUBR1 isoform X4: MRDLARLLLSPRLRSYEYQGEDPLQPWLDCIKWVQESFSTDGECSELVVLYEQCVRTFWHDERYKDDLRFLEVWLEYAGNCTDAEVIYKFLEANQIGQGHAIYYVSYVSLLEAKNKLRKANEIFDLGIARTRY, from the exons ATGCGAGATTTGGCGcggctcctcctctcccctcggCTGCGCTCCTACGAGTATCAGGGCGAGGATCCGCTCCAACCGTGGCTGGA CTGCATCAAGTGGGTTCAAGAGTCGTTCTCGACCGATGGCGAGTGCTCAGAGCTGGTGGTGTTGTACGAGCAGTGCGTGCGGACCTTCTGGCACGACGAGCGCTACAAGGATGACCTCCGCTTCCTCGAAGTGTGGCTGGAATAC GCTGGAAATTGCACTGATGCTGAGGTGATATACAAATTCCTGGAGGCAAACCAGATTGGGCAGGGCCATGCCATTTACTACGTGTCCTATGTGTCATTGTTGGAGGCAAAGAACAAGCTGAGGAAAGCTAATGAGATCTTTGACCTTGGTATAGCTAG AACTAGATACTGA
- the LOC117859668 gene encoding mitotic spindle checkpoint protein BUBR1 isoform X3, whose product MRDLARLLLSPRLRSYEYQGEDPLQPWLDCIKWVQESFSTDGECSELVVLYEQCVRTFWHDERYKDDLRFLEVWLEYAGNCTDAEVIYKFLEANQIGQGHAIYYVSYVSLLEAKNKLRKANEIFDLGIARWDFHETVTCCS is encoded by the exons ATGCGAGATTTGGCGcggctcctcctctcccctcggCTGCGCTCCTACGAGTATCAGGGCGAGGATCCGCTCCAACCGTGGCTGGA CTGCATCAAGTGGGTTCAAGAGTCGTTCTCGACCGATGGCGAGTGCTCAGAGCTGGTGGTGTTGTACGAGCAGTGCGTGCGGACCTTCTGGCACGACGAGCGCTACAAGGATGACCTCCGCTTCCTCGAAGTGTGGCTGGAATAC GCTGGAAATTGCACTGATGCTGAGGTGATATACAAATTCCTGGAGGCAAACCAGATTGGGCAGGGCCATGCCATTTACTACGTGTCCTATGTGTCATTGTTGGAGGCAAAGAACAAGCTGAGGAAAGCTAATGAGATCTTTGACCTTGGTATAGCTAGGTGGGATTTCCATGAGACTGTCACTTGTTGTTCATAA
- the LOC117859668 gene encoding mitotic spindle checkpoint protein BUBR1 isoform X1, which translates to MRDLARLLLSPRLRSYEYQGEDPLQPWLDCIKWVQESFSTDGECSELVVLYEQCVRTFWHDERYKDDLRFLEVWLEYAGNCTDAEVIYKFLEANQIGQGHAIYYVSYVSLLEAKNKLRKANEIFDLGIARERVIGNKHGDGDAGNLKCLASRY; encoded by the exons ATGCGAGATTTGGCGcggctcctcctctcccctcggCTGCGCTCCTACGAGTATCAGGGCGAGGATCCGCTCCAACCGTGGCTGGA CTGCATCAAGTGGGTTCAAGAGTCGTTCTCGACCGATGGCGAGTGCTCAGAGCTGGTGGTGTTGTACGAGCAGTGCGTGCGGACCTTCTGGCACGACGAGCGCTACAAGGATGACCTCCGCTTCCTCGAAGTGTGGCTGGAATAC GCTGGAAATTGCACTGATGCTGAGGTGATATACAAATTCCTGGAGGCAAACCAGATTGGGCAGGGCCATGCCATTTACTACGTGTCCTATGTGTCATTGTTGGAGGCAAAGAACAAGCTGAGGAAAGCTAATGAGATCTTTGACCTTGGTATAGCTAG GGAAAGAGTGATTGGCAATAAACATGGAGATGGCGATGCAGGTAATCTGAAATGCTTAGCATCTCGATATTAG